The window tctgagaaaATGTTGGAACTagagaggcatcacactactgtcggTACTAGGGaaagttttcaacagaatgTCGCTGAACTAGATGAAAGATTCGGTAAACGGCCAAATTCAAGATCAACAGACCAGATTCCGTAAGGACCGTTCAAGCACTGATCAGATAGTGACACTATAGATCATCGctgaacaattaattgaatgcaactcgtcactatacatcaacctCACTGACTATGAGGTGTTCGActgtgtggataggagaaccttatggaaccttcttcgacactatggtgtacctgagaaaaccATCAACATCATAGAGAGTTCATACGACaaactacactgcaaagtcgtgtaTGGAGGATAGTTGACAGATGTAttagacaaggctgcttacctcactgtgggagagaacaaaccaacttccaactgaagagaaaattagggaAATTCGCTGGAGTttgatagaacatacattgtggaaatcatcagactacatcacgaggcaagcgctaacttgataTACTGAGGATAAACAGAAAAGAGGGAGGCCAAAGAACTGATTGTGCCGAGAGTCGGATGCACACATCAAAAGGATGGATAAtaattggaaacaactggaaaggattgcccaggacaaagtCCGATGTAGAATGCTAGTAAGTGGcccatgctcctccacgagggttgacaggcgtaagtaaataagcaaCGCTATGACCCCAATACTTAATATGACATCCGTTTATTGAGTGAAGGAAACCAAAGTAAAAAATCACAGAAACAGGTATTTAGTATCCAAATCAGAGTTCAAAACACCAAAGTGTTGAGTAGTGTATTACAGGATATTTACACTAAAAAATCACAAACATACTTCATCTCCTTTTGTGCCTCGACTAGACGCTTCGTTTCTGCGTCATCTTTTTTTCGCTGAACAGCCAACTCTACGGAATTCCCATCTTGAAATTGTTCCCCGATTCCCAGGGCCTCTTTGAAAATTGTGTTTTTAAGGATATTTACAGCAGCATTTTCATGGGTCCCTTTTGGTAGCAATTTACCGTGTTCAGACTGAGAGATTTCGAATGGCTCCACATTGGGAGTCTTTTTTATTTCAGAGGCCTTTAACTCATCCAGCAACTTTTTGCGAAACCCATTGACCCTAAATTCGATTTCGCTCTGCGTGTAACTAAAAAGGAAATGATTACGAAAGAAACCTACCCTTGTTCCTCCATTTCTTGTTCCATCTCAAAACATTTCACTTCAATTTTTCGTTTCCGTTCATGCTCTAGTATTTCTTTATTTGGTTCCTTGAACAGCAGAGCATCTGCTCTCTTGATGTCTTCCTCTGTTTTGTAAGGGTTTTGCTCTTTGAAATTACTAATGAAGGCCAAATTCTTCTGAACATATCCATTCGTCCCACTGCCTCGAGGAGTTGGTAAGCCTATCCCATTATACATTGTAATTGGAGTACGTTGTGCTAAAGGGAACTAATGCAAGTGTCAGTTCCACGGTGGAAGTTTAACCTTTCGCCACGAAAAGCGAGACAGAAAGCAGAAGAAAATGTGGACAGGCTCATTAAATGTATAAGACCCATAAAAAATAAGCCATGAAGGCAATCACATAGTGTACAATGAAAAAACCTTGGTGTGAACTTCAACAATCACATCGAGATGTTACAAGTGAAACCATGGATAGGTCACATAGCTCCCTCTAATTTTGCATGCATTCGAAGTGTGTCAATTTTAAAACCAATGTGTGGTTAGTGAACCATATAAATTGCTCTACAGGGAAGCTAGACCCCTCTTTTGACTCCAGTATTGTTGCCCAGTTCGTAAACTCCCGTCCGATTTATTGGTGCCCATGGAATGTGAGTAAAAACCAGCAGGGAAAAAGTATATGggtgaaccaatcagatttcgACGAGCAGCTATCGTTGcatcatagctgatgtcatCTCGCGATAAAGGCCTTAATCACTAATGTATGGGAATAGGTTGTTCATATAAAAACTGCTTATCAATTCTAACCACACTTCTTTACCATAAACCGTTTCAAAACGAAAGTTTCCAACGGCTAAAACGCACGACTAACTAACCAAAGGTCATTCATTTACTTAATTTTCACGGGAAAATTTAGATTTAAAAATGAGAGCCTACCTGAAAGTGACCCAAACAAACGGACGGAATATACTCACTTAGATTAATTGAAGCCAACGGCAGAAACCACAGTGACAAGTAAGCGACGTTGTAACTAAACTAAAATAACGCGCGCACACCAAACAATTGATACAAACTCAACTTTCTACTGCCAATAAGCTGAAGTTATCCGACCTACTGGTCACGTTTGTGTAGTAATATGGTATGTGTGCCACATTCTTTTTCCTTACAAGCGATTATGAATACCGTCTGTTGCAGCGTtctgttttaaataatttacagcTTCATGGCAATTGTTGGTGTTTTATCTGACCTAAATATTTTTATCTAGGGTACATTCTTATTATAAGTGTCATTTTGTGGAAAAACATTAAACTCATTCTGGACTCCGGCAGGTCTGATGCGTTGTATATCTTCAAACTCTAGTTATCATAAAGACATAACAAATTGTTTCACAGGTTATATGTTGTAGTTTGGGCTCTAGAAACCTCAGTATTTGAGGTTTGCTATGAAGTTTATCGTTAATATCCTAGACAGCTTTTGGTAGTTCCCAATATACAAATCAAGTTGGTTTGCTTGCAATCTTGAAGAGACTGATGTATCCTAGTGGATTCGATCTCGAGTCGCCTGACTTCTTAAACATAGACAATATCACTGAGCTTTCTGGGCCGCGACTAAACTACTACTGGACTGAGATACacccacaactgactgatcACTATGTAGCAATCTGTGTCACGTTTGTCAAGTCCTGCCTCAGAGCTGATTGAATCCTGTCGATCAAGTTCGAGTGCTGACACTAGTCTAATGAACTCCACATCACATAATTACGGGTAACCCTTTCTAGTGAGTGACAGTTGACATGGAGTCTAGGTTCATGGTTTCATGATAACTAGCCATGACCAAAAGTCTTTAATTATCTAAGGAATACCTAATTTAGTTTGCTAAAGATACATAAAGCTTTTTCTAACATTGTAGTGTTTAATACAGCCTAACAATACCAAACCAACTATTCTAATGATTATAGACCAATATAATATTAAACGTCACGATTAGTCCCCCAGTTTTGGTCATTTTTATGTAGCGTCTATGATAATGTATAATATTTCACCAACTAGGATCACTATTGGACCTCGAAAATTGCCTAAAAGTTTCCGAAGTGAAAACAATTTCTTGAAAGGCACATTCAAAACCTCCAAGCGTTATATCCGAAACTCATACTGCCTTTTTCAGAAAGatgatgattttattttttgtaactTCCAACCAAACAATGAGAAAACCGAAAGTCCGAGACCCGAATAGTTAAACATATTAGTATGTTGAAAAATTCCTAAAGCTGTTCTAGATATAATGGACGAATTTCACAAAAAACCCTCAATATTTGGGTTTCCTGATCCCAAAGTACAAATGGTCAAACCAAATCAAGGTAGAAACCGTGGTTTATGATCAAAACTATAAACGAAACCAAGTTCAGAATTTGTATAAAATAAGTATACCAGAAGCCAATAAAAATTGGAGATATTCACGATAATAGCGTATATTAAGTTAGCTAACTTTAGTTTCTCCTGTTATCAAACCACTACACAATTCATCCTTATTTTGAGGGACCtgacatttaaatttatcatgCTAATCAGATCAAGTGTTATATAGCCTAATCAAGTGCATTACCAAATGCGTACGTATTTCTATAAAGTACATTTTCTGCAAAGATTTTTGTAGACTTCGTTAGCGCCTACCTACTCGTTTGAATTTTATGTGTTGTCAATTACTCGTACGTCGTCAGATAGTGCAGACTGGTAATGCCTCACCGAATCGCATTTATTAATTTGCGTTCATAGCTTATCCCCCTCATTGTATGCATGGTTTATATCCTTCAAATATATTCCATATCTAGCTCCTTGTATCACGGTCACAGTATGACCCGACACACAATAAATTGCTTTCCTATAATGATAAGCGCTCCTGACAACGAGAATGCGAGATTAAAGAGCGTTGTCGTTTATTTGCTTTTTCTGCTTGTCttgtattttaacctttatgggtgaatttatccgcaacgcaaccatgtaaacttaatgtatcgcccagggtcatctgtgcgttcaagtgaccacagattttgtcatctcataatgtatttttaattaaataactagattatgtagttaattttgctgtttttaatttttattcgccacgtctgaCTGTATTACACTGTACGTTCATTGCACGCTGGGatgatatctcaagtcatagtgagtttattcacatagttgactgtttccagatagactggcagtgcatgattttactgaagaaaAGTTTGTTGTACCGTAAACTATGTTTTTATGAACAActgcctgttgtcttcagtaatgaaagcagtatatatgtatccttCGTTTTCTCTTAGGTAAGTTCGACTGGCCTATATTTCATGTTTTGGTTCTATCGGCTGAATTATGTTCATTTGACTCCGTTTAGCAACATGTCTGTGCAAATGGAACAATAATTATGACAGTTGCTTAGTTTTGTATTCCTGATTGCCGTATAATTTAGTTTAGTCTATAGAATTATAGTATACTTAAGTATACCCGAGCtaccaactttggggaaattttggggttttcGTCTCATTTCCCCTAAGTTTACTATAGCAGCTTCCCCAAAATGgaccaaattttccccaaagttggcagcttgggtagtgcttgaagcctgtaacgaaacagatcagtttagtaagtagagtatactgattaaaaataggaagaAAATGCCTTTGGTACTGTTGATGTtatacattataagatagctTAAAAGTAggtttggtgtttatttgtagACAGTACGTCTGACACTGTTCATGTTTCAAGACCACTGTCATTAGACGatttccccagcaataacatcggtagcaggATAGCCAagtgtctgagcttttatttgcctgcaaaacagcagtatacagtctCAGATGAGGAGTGTTCTGTCTTAATTAAATGCTGCTGGCTGTGGCCAAATGTTAAaagtctttttgacaactggaaCTTTTAGTTTACCAGATACTAAATCAACTTGTATATCTTCCTGTAAAAcagacgcagatgcatggggATACTTAAGTGgtagcaaaataataaaagccgTGCGATGCTGTACTTTGCACAAGTTTTAGTAGCTGGCGTGATCTGATATTTATGAAGTCGAGGTAAGTCACAGCTGCATAAATTCTTTCCTTAAAAAcatgtaatttgtttatttaccttTTCAACATTCTTGACTAAATCCATTACTATCTTTTATTTAGAATGTAACAGGAATGAGCCGTCACAGATCTTACAAAGTCATTCAGCTTTATAACTATGGCCCTATGAAACTTTATAGGAGACCCAAGTAACAGTAGATTATTAAAAGATATCGGACGTCCACTTTAGTCTCACAGCCACTTCCAGTGTTTCGGAGTTACTTCTTGTACCTTGTCGTTCGAAAAGAAACAACTACTGCAGCTTCACTTTACCAATGCTACAATGTAACTCGGAACCTGGtgtaaatatttgtttcatattcCATTGTCAATTAAAGTTCGTGGATAAATTTATAGACTTGATGCTATTTCGTTTTATCTAGTTAATCGTTGTAAGAAACTGGTGAAACGCGAGCCTGTCAGCACCTAGTTGATATGTAGTAATTTCAAGTTAAGACAGTTGACTCAGTTACACATCCCAAAAGTCCCTGTCTGTAATCTTAGTTTCTGAGTGAAATACCATATGATAAGCAAGCAACGGGAAACCCCTAAGTCCGGGCCTGCTTATAACCGATTTCAGCCGACATGATGTGTTGCAGTAGTACGTTGATGGGTACGCGTTTAAGCCATAGTTGTTTACTGGGATGCCGTCGGATTTCCAATCAATACCTTAGCTACACTGACGGGTCACTAGTATCGTGAGGGTACGCGTTAGTCAAAACACAACTACAGACCCATTCAATGTTTTCACCCCCTTATACCAAATATAGCAAGAAACTCTATTTAGTGAATACAAGACTTTTATTTAATAAGGTATTAACAAAAACTGGCAACGCAGCAGACGCACATGAGATTTATGTTCATTGATTATCTGAAATAGAGAGTACGAGTATTAGCCTAATAGAcgcatttataaatacttagaTTTTGGTTTCCAAAGAACCAGTGGACTTACCATGTTCGGAAACTGTAGCCAGACGCCTCATGCGTATTAATTCATCAGCTTGATCTATTAATTGCCTTAGTGTGTCCTGCACCGTCGTCTGTCCGAAAAGTGTAATGCGTATAGTGCGACAAAGTCTGTTCGTTTCATTATAATCTGGAGGCGGAATAGCTGGTATATTTCCATCTATATCTTGGACAGCCTGTCAAGTCCATCTGCAACAGAGCTTCAAAACTAAATCAACTACTTCATAATACAAAGATGAACATGACATACCTGTGAACTCTGGCATTCGTAGATGAGTAAAAACCATGTGCTTACATGGAATTCGACAGGTTTTAAATAAACGGCAGGTGCAAGTGCCGTTGCTTACATCCACTACCTGACATTGATGGCCATCTacgaagaacacaaagagtgactGGCTATTCTTGATGTATATCAGTCCCTTTTTTATAGTCTTTAAGGACTATAAAGCCAGCATAGGTGGTTAGCTTGCTCAGTAGAGGCATTAAGCAATCTTCAGCCACGTATCTGCGTTTGTGACTACAGTGTAAGCTGGACTGTAGTGAC of the Schistosoma haematobium chromosome 4, whole genome shotgun sequence genome contains:
- the SRRM2_2 gene encoding Serine/arginine repetitive matrix protein 2, variant 2 (EggNog:ENOG410V8FD~COG:A) yields the protein MYNGIGLPTPRGSGTNGYVQKNLAFISNFKEQNPYKTEEDIKRADALLFKEPNKEILEHERKRKIEVKCFEMEQEMEEQGYTQSEIEFRVNGFRKKLLDELKASEIKKTPNVEPFEISQSEHGKLLPKGTHENAAVNILKNTIFKEALGIGEQFQDGNSVELAVQRKKDDAETKRLVEAQKEMKLFTNVKQSFQYWDLSFALQYTKKQPSDS
- the SRRM2_2 gene encoding Serine/arginine repetitive matrix protein 2 (EggNog:ENOG410V8FD~COG:A), translating into MYNGIGLPTPRGSGTNGYVQKNLAFISNFKEQNPYKTEEDIKRADALLFKEPNKEILEHERKRKIEVKCFEMEQEMEEQGYTQSEIEFRVNGFRKKLLDELKASEIKKTPNVEPFEISQSEHGKLLPKGTHENAAVNILKNTIFKEALGIGEQFQDGNSVELAVQRKKDDAETKRLVEAQKEMKYVCDFLV
- the SRRM2_2 gene encoding Serine/arginine repetitive matrix protein 2, variant 3 (EggNog:ENOG410V8FD~COG:A), which translates into the protein MYNGIGLPTPRGSGTNGYVQKNLAFISNFKEQNPYKTEEDIKRADALLFKEPNKEILEHERKRKIEVKCFEMEQEMEEQGYTQSEIEFRVNGFRKKLLDELKASEIKKTPNVEPFEISQSEHGKLLPKGTHENAAVNILKNTIFKEALGIGEQFQDGNSVELAVQRKKDDAETKRLVEAQKEMKTLDSSDDDGEVSSSISSHSKDNLKQQHKKKKKEKKKKKSVKKRKHSLSDDDDDNDGGSNDVGELNFTSSSMTYHHANDGRSRHKQYHEQEPQQEHRSTKHRSHSKKHKDSHSKERRHHHHH